The following is a genomic window from Parabacteroides johnsonii DSM 18315.
GACAGAGGAAAATCCTCTTATTGAAACCAAATAAAAGAAAGGGAAAAGAACATGGCACGACCGAAGAAAGTGCAAAAGGTAAAAGAGCCTGTGCGCATCAGAAAGCGTAAGTTGGCCAATGGAAATATGAGCCTGTATCTTGATGTCTATGTGAAAGGGGTACGCAAAGTTGAATCCCTCGGATTGTACCTTGTGCCGGAACAGACACCGATTGACAAGCAACAGAACGCCCACGCCATGCAAGTGGCAGGGAAAATCAAGGCAGAACGGATTTTAGCCTTGCAGAACCACGGTGTGCGCCAGTGGAACAAGGTCAAGCGGTCGTGCATTACCCTCATTGATTTCCTGAAAGAGTACGAACAGGAGAAATTCGGTTTTTCTGCATCCACTTTGAAAGGCAGACGGGATTTGCGGCTCAAAGTCGAAACCTATCTAAACGAAACGTGCCAGCCCGATATTGTACTGGCCAATGTGGATGCGGACTTTTGCCGTGGCTTCATCGCTTTTCTGCGTTATGCGAAAAACAGCGTGCGCAAGGACGGCAGCACCATCAGCAACGGGGCGGCACACCACCATCAGGCCGTGTTGAATGGGGCTTTGAACAAGGCTGTCCGTGAAGGTATATTGACTTCCAATCCTTTGAAATCCTTGGCCTCGAAAGAGAAATACCAGCCCTCGGAAAGCATCAGGGAATACCTGACATTGGAGGAGTTGAAAGCGGCGATGGCCGCTCCATGCCCCCGTGATGATGTGAAAAGGGCATTTCTATTTTCCTGCTTCACCGGGCTTCGGTTGAGCGATGTGCGCTCTTTGACATGGGGTAAAATTATCAAGGCACCGGACGGGCATACCTTATATATAAGGGTAAGGATGCAAAAAACGCAGAAGTTGTTAAACGTGCCTCTGTCAAAGGAGGCTTTGGATTGCCTTTATCCTAAGGATGATGCCGACGAGCCGATTTTCACACTCCCTGCAGGAGCTTCCAATATAGAAAGAAACTTGACTAAGTGGATGCAGAACGCAAAGATAACCAAGCACATAACCTACCATTGCAGCCGCCATTCATTCGCAACGATGATGCTTACGCTCGGTGCGGACATCTACACAACATCCAAGCTACTCGGTCATGCCAACGTGAACACGACATCCATTTACGCCAAAATAGTTGACCAGAAGAAGATAGAAACGGTCGGACTTGTAGATAACTTCTTTTCAAGATAATAGCAAACAGAGGGGAAAAGATGAAAATAACGATACGAACACGGACGCTTCGGACGGGAAGTCGCTCGATATACCTTGACTTCTACGACAAGGGTAAGCGATGGAATGAATATCTTAACCTATTCCTCATACCGGATGATGAGCCGGATGCGAAAAGGCTAAATGAGGCTGCTATGGCAAAGGCCAACACCATAAAATCCAAGCGTATGCTCGGTATAGAGGAGGAAACAAACGACGACGAACAATCGGAACTCCCCAAGCGTGTGTTTGCAGACTGGCTTGCCGACCATATAGAGGGGATTAGACGCAATCCGTCTTATGCCGCATCCACATACCGTAACTACCGTTCAACCGTAAATGTGATAAAGGCGTATTTGCAGCACCTCCGCAGACAGCGGTTGCTGATGTCTAAAATAGACAAAGGCTTTGTCCTCGGCTTTATTGACTTCATAGAGCATACCTACCGCAACACCAAATCGCCAGACAATCCAAAGGAAATGTCGCCCCATACGCTGCATCTCTACCAGTCCACGTTGGTGCGTATGCTCAATGCGGCTGTAAAAGAGGGGGTATTGGATAGAAATCCATTCTACTCGTTGGAGCGGAAAGACCGAATCGGCAAGCAACAGGCCGAAAAAGAATATCTGACCAAAGAGGAACTGATGGCGTTTGCCGAAGCTCCTACCGTCAATGAAACGACCAAACGGGCTTTCCTGTTCTGCTGCTTCACCGGGTTGCGATACAGCGATGTGAGCGCATTGACATGGCGTGACATCAGGCAGGGAGATAACGGCTGGATGGTGTCTGTAAAGGCCATGCAAAAGACAGGCAAACAGGTGGTAATACCTCTGAATCAATCAGCGATAAGCCTGCTGCCGGACAGAAACGGTTGCAAACCGAGCCAAAAGGTATTTGACATGACTTGTTTGAGTTCCTGCAACAAATGTCTGAAAAAGATTGCCGCTGCTGCTGGTATAGAGAAAAAAATCAGCTATCACACGAGCCGCCATACATTCGCAGTTTTGGCACTGGCCGCAGGTGGCGATATTTATACGGTGGGCAAATTGCTCGGGCACACAAGCATCAACTCAACGCAGGTCTATGCCGATGCTGTAATGGAAACAAAGGTTGAAGCAATCAGCCGGATTTCAAGCTATTTTTCCAAATAATGTGATAGGTGTTAATATTTATATTGCCCGAAACGGTAAAAAGTCACACACTGTTTTGTTGTGTAATGTAGAAGCGTATTATATAAACATATGTATATTCAAACGTCAAACATAAAAAGTCAAGCTATAGATTATTTTTTGGAATTTTGTGTATATTGTATTCTGGCAATCCCCAGGTAATAATTCCAATTATTCTTTCTATCAAATTAAGCAAAGAT
Proteins encoded in this region:
- a CDS encoding site-specific integrase, producing MARPKKVQKVKEPVRIRKRKLANGNMSLYLDVYVKGVRKVESLGLYLVPEQTPIDKQQNAHAMQVAGKIKAERILALQNHGVRQWNKVKRSCITLIDFLKEYEQEKFGFSASTLKGRRDLRLKVETYLNETCQPDIVLANVDADFCRGFIAFLRYAKNSVRKDGSTISNGAAHHHQAVLNGALNKAVREGILTSNPLKSLASKEKYQPSESIREYLTLEELKAAMAAPCPRDDVKRAFLFSCFTGLRLSDVRSLTWGKIIKAPDGHTLYIRVRMQKTQKLLNVPLSKEALDCLYPKDDADEPIFTLPAGASNIERNLTKWMQNAKITKHITYHCSRHSFATMMLTLGADIYTTSKLLGHANVNTTSIYAKIVDQKKIETVGLVDNFFSR
- a CDS encoding site-specific integrase; this translates as MKITIRTRTLRTGSRSIYLDFYDKGKRWNEYLNLFLIPDDEPDAKRLNEAAMAKANTIKSKRMLGIEEETNDDEQSELPKRVFADWLADHIEGIRRNPSYAASTYRNYRSTVNVIKAYLQHLRRQRLLMSKIDKGFVLGFIDFIEHTYRNTKSPDNPKEMSPHTLHLYQSTLVRMLNAAVKEGVLDRNPFYSLERKDRIGKQQAEKEYLTKEELMAFAEAPTVNETTKRAFLFCCFTGLRYSDVSALTWRDIRQGDNGWMVSVKAMQKTGKQVVIPLNQSAISLLPDRNGCKPSQKVFDMTCLSSCNKCLKKIAAAAGIEKKISYHTSRHTFAVLALAAGGDIYTVGKLLGHTSINSTQVYADAVMETKVEAISRISSYFSK